Below is a window of Candidatus Brocadiaceae bacterium DNA.
CATCGCCCCGCCGACAGTGCCATGCGCACGGCGGCGACCAGATCCTCCTCGTCGCCGGCCAGGAGCGTGCGCGGGTCCATGCAGACCTCGTCGTTCCGAATGCGCGCGAAGACCGGGGGCTCGCCGAGGCGCAGCCGGCGCGCCAGTTCGTCCGCCGAGACGCCGCGAGGCCGGATGGTCACGAGCCGGGTGGGCAGGTCTTCGCCGGGCAGAGAGCCGCTGCCCATCTGCGAGGCCCCGTCGCAGACATCCACCTCGAAGTCCGCCGACTCCTCTCGCACAGCGGCCGCGATCCGCTCGGCCTGCCGGGCCAGTTCCTCGTAGGGTCGGCGCACCATCGCCAGCGTCGGCACGTCGCTCAGCGCCCGCTCCCCGTCAAGGAAGAGCGTGAGCGCGGTCTCCAGCACGGAGAGCGTCAGCTTGCCGACGCGCAGCGCGCGGGCCAGCGGGTTCTTCCGGACCGCCTCGATCAGGGTTCTGCGCCCGAGGATGAGGCCGGCCTGGGAGGCCCCCATCAGCTTGTCACCGCTGGAGGTCGTCAGGTCCGCTCCCGTGCGGATGGACTCGGGAAGTGTTGGCTGCTTCGTGAAGCCGAAACGGGACAAGTCGATGAGCGAGCCTGCGCCGACGTCGTCGATGACCAGCACGTTGTGCCGGCCACCCAGCGCCACCAGGTCGGCCAGCGGCACCTCGGACGTGAAACCGGTGATCCGGTAGTTGCTCGGGTGCACGCGCAGGATGGCGGCGGTGTTCTCGGTGACGGCGCGCTCGTAGTCGCCCAGATGGGTGCGGTTGGTCGTGCCGACCTCGACCATGCGCGCGCCGCTCGCGGCCATCACGTCCGGCAGCCGAAACGAGCCGCCAATCTCCACGAGCTGTCCGCGCGAGACGATCACCTCGCGCCCGGCCGCGACGGTATTGAGCACCAGCATCGTGGCCGCCGCGTTGTTGTTGACGACCGTGGCGGCCTCGGCGCCCGTCAGGAGCTGCAGAAGCCATTCGATCCGGGCATCACGCCGGGAGCGCTTCCCGGATTCCACACCCAGCTGCAGGATCGAGTAGCCGCCAAGTTCCTGCCCGATGCGCCGCAATGCCTCTGTGGGAAGCACCGCCCGGCCGAGTCCGGTGTGCAGGATGATGCCGGCGGCGTTGATGGCCCGGCGATAGTGCGGGCGGGCAGCGACACGGAGCCGGCTCGCAGCGAGCGCCAGAATCGCCTGGCGAACCTCCGCTTCGTTCGTTGGCCGGCAATCGCCGGAAAGCAGCGCCTCCCGCACGTGCTCGACCGCCTCGCGAACCGCCGCTGCGACCACGGCCCGGGGCGCCCCTCCGGCCCATTCGGCCAGGGCGGGCTCGCGGAGCAGCGCATCCACGGAGGGAATGCCACGCAGCAGATCGTCATTCGGTTGGGACAAGGCGGCCACCTCCCATGGAAGCACCCCGGCAACCACAGCATTCTATGGTCGGACAGGCGCACGGCGCAAGGACCCCATTTTCGGGCGCATAGATCCGCCCGAATCGCGTATACTGGTTGGGCGGCAGTTTCCGAGAGGAGGGAGAACGATGCGAACGCGAGGTCTGGGCATGCTTGGCCTCCTGTTGGCGGTGGGGCTCTGTCCGGTGGCTCACGGTCAGGGCGAGTTTGCGCTCACCCGAGTCCCCTTCTCCGGAGAGCCGCCGCCCGTGGCGGCCTTCGCGAGCCGGTATGCCCACGGCCAGGCTGAGAGGCCGCCCTCCGTGACGGCGTCGCCGAAGGTGTCCGCCCAGGCCATGTACTACGTCGCCACGTTCGGCGAGACCCAGGTGGCCATGCTGTGCGACCTGCAGCCGGAGCCGAGGCTGTTCGTCGACCGGAATCTGGACGGGGATCTGTCCGACGAGATCCCCCTGGCGGTCCGCGCCGCGCGCGCCGGCGATCGGGCAACGTCCGATCAGCCGGCGTTCGAGCCCGTCACCCTGACGATGCCGGGGGGCGGCACGGTCGACCTCCAGATGCACGTCTATCACCAGTCCGCGGGTTTCGGATACATGGAGGTGACGCCGGCCTCCTACCGCGCCGCAGAGGTCGAGCTGGCCGGCGTGCAGTACTCCGTGCACGTGGTCGACGCGACCCTGGACGGGCGCTACGACAATCGGTTCGGCGCCCCCGGACTGCAGGGCACGGACTGGATGGCCATCGACCTGAACCGGGACGGCCGCATGCAGGCATCCCGGTCGGGTCCGTCCGAGGTCTTTCCCCTCCCCCACATGGTCCGCGTGGGCGAGGCTCACTACGAGTTCGAGTTCGCGCCGGACGGCTCGTCCGTGCGCATCGCAGAGGCGGCCCCGGAGATTGGCACGCTGGCCATCGACGGCGACAACGCGCAGTTGACGCTGTGGTCCGACTCCGGGGTGCACGTCGTCACGAGCGCCGAGTCCCCCGTTTCTCTTCCGTCCGGCAACTACCGGACGGTGGAGGTTCTCCTGAGCCGCCAAAAAGGCAACGAGACATGGACCCTGAGCGCCCCGGGCGACGCGGGCGGCCTGGCGGACATCCGGATCGCCGCCGGCAAGACGACCACCGTCGAGGCGGGCGAGCCCCTGCAATGCCACATCGAGCCGACGGGAGCCGGGGGCCAGGTCTACTTCGGCTTCTCGTTGAGCGGCCGGGCCGGGGAGACGTACTCCGCCGGCGCGGACCGCAACGGCCGGCGCCAGGGCGCACCCGGCTTCGAGATACTGAATGAGGCCGGCGACAAACTGGCCGCCGGCACGTTCGAGTATGGGTGAGGCGGCACGTGCCAGTACTCGTGGCGAGTACCCAAAGGACTGGAAGGAAGGCTGCGGATCGAAGTGACCCCGAAAACGGGGCCGTTCGAGCTCGCCGACAACGAGCTCTGGTTCTTTGTCGACAAACAGCGGCGGATTACGACGGATGATGCGCATGGAGCGGCAACGCGCGGCGATCTGGCTGCCCTGCGACGCCATGTTCAAGAGCGGAAGGATTCAAACGTCCGGGACGCGCAAGGGCGAACGCTCCTGCATGCGGCGGCCGAAGGCGGAAATGCGCAGATCGTTGAGTTCCTTCTGTCCGCAGGCGGGGACCTGAGCGCGGTGGACCGGGCCGGTCGCACTCCTCTGATGCTGGCGGTGATGCATGGCCGTGACGATGTCACCGGGCTGCTCATCGAGCGAGGCGCGGATGTGTCGCTTTCGGACAGCGGCGGACACAGTCCGCTCCACTACGCTGCGGCGCTCGGACGCGTTGAAATCGCCCGGCTGCTGCTCGAGAAGGGAGCCGACCCGAAAGCCGTCAGCCGACAGGGCGCAACGCCGGCCGCAATGGTGCGCGGACCGAGTCGGGCGCAGATGCTCAAGCTCCTGGAGGAACACACCGGCGGCCGGGAGTAGCGCGCTTTGGGTACTCGTCTCCCATGGCAAGGCCGGCGCCCGCTTCCTCGCAAGAGGCGGGCGCCGGTCTTGTTTGACCATATCCCGCTCTCCAATTCTCTGGAGGCACTGATCGTGCACGATCATCGGGAATTCCTCGCCGAGCTGGGCCTCGACGTGGGGCTCCACGACCGGCTCCTGGAGTCCATCGGCGAGTCCTATGCCGAGGCGGTGCTTTCACAACGCACGCGCCCGGAGGCGATGGAGTACTTCGACCAGGCCGTGCATGAATCTCACGGGGCGCGGGTGAAGGAGATCGCCGACGCCCGGGACCGGGGCGCTCGCATGCTCGGGACGTTCTGCATTTACGTGCCGGAGGAGATCGTGCTGGCGGCCGGCGCCATTCCCTTCGCGCTCTGCGGCGGCACCGGTTTCTCCGTCCCCTATGCCGAAAAGCGACTGCCCCGCGACATCTGCCCGCTGCTGAAATCCACGCTGGGGCTGGCCTTCTCGAAGACCTGCCCCTACGGGCCGGTCAAGGACATGGCCGTCGGCGAGACGACCTGCGACGCCAAGAAGAAGACCTGGGACCTCCTGGCCGCGCTGGGCACGAACATCCACGTGCTGGAACTCCCGCAGACGAAGACGGATGCGGCGCGCCGCCTCTGGCTCAGCGAGGTGCTGGGGTTCCGGACGCGCGTCGAGGAGCTGACCGGCCGCCGGATCGAGGCCGACGCGCTCGGAGAGGCGATCCGGGTCATGAATCGCAAGCGGCGTTTGCTGGCCGAACTGGCCCAACTGCGGACGGCCGACCGGCCGCCCATCAGCGGCACCGACGCGCTGGTGGTCATGCAGGTGGCCCTGATCGACGAACCCCGCCGCTTCTGCGACGCGCTCGAAGGACTGCTGGCGGAACTCCATGAGCGGATGCGGAACGGGAACACGCCCTTCCCCGCCGGCGCCCGCCGTGTGCTCGTCAGCGGATGCCCCGCCGTGATGGGCAACTGGAAGCTGCACCACGTGATCGAGTCCTCCGGCGCCGTCGTCGTGGGCGACGAAAGCTGCACGGGCAGCCGCTACTACCGCCACCTGGTGGAGGAGAACGGCCGGTCGCTCCAGGAGCGGCTCGAGGCTCTGGCCGACCGCTACTTCCGGATCGACTGTGCCTGCTTCTCCCCCAACACCGAGCGCGTGGAACGCGTGGCGGAGATGGCGCGCGAGTGCCGCGCCGATGCGGTCGTGCAGTACGTCCTGCAGTTCTGCCACGCCTACAACGTCGAGTCCGTCCGCATCGCCGACACGCTCGGCCGGGCCGGCATCCCGTCGCTCACCATCGTGTCCGACTACGGAGGCGAAGACACCGGACAGATCCGGACGCGCGTCGAGGCGTTGCTGGAAAGCGTCGGCGTCTGATACGGAGACCTTGCATGATATCGGCCGGAATAGACGTGGGCTCGCGCACAACGAAGATCGTCTGGCTGGACGACGGGCAGCTTGCGCGGGCCGAGGTGTTCGATACGGGCGTCGAACCGCTCGACCGGGTGCTGAATGCCCTGGCCGCTTCGCCTGCCGACTCCATCGTCGCCACTGGCTACGGCCGGCGGCTCGTGGGCGCCCGGCTGCCCTGCCCCGTCGTTACGGAGATCCGTGCCTGCGCCCGCGGCGCCCGCTGCCTGGCGCCCGACTGCCGCAGCGTCATCGACATCGGCGGTCAGGACACGAAAGCCGTCGAACTGGCCGGCGAAGGCGGCTTCGGGCGGTTCGAAATGAACGACCGCTGCGCCGCGGGAACGGGCCGTTTCCTGGAGGTCATGGCGCGGGCGCTTGGCTATACCATCGAGGAGTTCGCCGCGGACGTCGACGACCGCCCGGTTCCCGTCAACAGCATGTGCACGGTGTTCGCCGAATCAGAGGTCATTTCGCTCATCGCGCGCGGCGAGGACCGGCGCCGGATCGCCCTCGGGCTCAACCTGGCGACCGCCCGCCGCGTGGCCGCCATGGCCTCCCGGATCGACCTCCGCGACCGCACGCTCTTCGTCGGCGGCGTTGCGCGGAACCCCTGCATGGTCCGCGCCCTTCGCGAGGAGTTGAAGGCCGACCTGATGGTGCCGCAGAGCCCGCAGACAGCCGTCGCGCTGGGCGCCGCGCTGATCGCCGCCGAGGCACGTTGCGCCGATGCCGATCAAGCGCTACAATCCCGTGCTCAGTACCAACAGGGGTAGGCGGCTATGATCAACACCGAACGCCGCAGGCGCGTGATGCAGCGCTCCATGCGCCTCGGGCACTGCATCTGCGACCCGAAGAAGCCCTGCCCGTGCGACCTCCTGAAGACACGCAACGTCTGCCTGTGCGCAGGCGAGCACCTGCCGGCGGAGTCGGGGCCGGTGCGGCTGACCCGGCTGGTCGAAAGCGCCGGCTGTGCGTCCAAAGTCGACCAGGGCATGCTCCGCACCATCCTCCGCGGGCTCCCGACCGTCGATGATCCCCGGGTGATTGTGGGCATGCCGGCAGGCGACGACGCGGGCGTCTACCGGCTGAGCGACGACACGGCGATGGTGCAGACCGTGGATGTCTTCACGCCGTCGGTCGACGATCCGTATCTCTTCGGGCAGATCGCCGCGGCCAACTCCGTGAGCGACGTCTATGCCATGGGCGGCCGGCCAATCTCGGCACTGTCGATCATCGGCTTTCCCGTCGGCGCCGTGCCCGACCATGTTATGGCCGACGTTCTCCGCGGCGGCATCGACAAGATGGCCGAAGCCGGCGTGCCGGTCATCGGCGGACACAGCATCAAAGACGCCGAACTGAAGGCCGGGTTCGCCGTCACGGGCCTCATCGACCCCGATCGTATCATGACCAACGCCGGCGCGCGCCCCGGCGACGCACTGGTTCTCACCAAACCGCTCGGCACCGGCATACTCGCATTTGCCGCACAGATCGCCCGGGCGGCCGATGAGGACATGGCGCAGGCCGCCGCCTCCATGACCGCCCTGAACAGGGCCGCAGCCGAACTGATGCTGCGTTTCGGCGCCCACGCCTGCACGGACGTGACGGGCTTCGGCCTGGCCGGCCATCTGACGGCCATGGCCGCCGCCAGCGGAGTGGACGTCGAGGTGGTCTGGGACGACCTGCCGCTGCTCGACGGCGCGCTGCAGTGCGCCGTTGACGGAGTGCTCTCGGGGGGCGTGGAGCGCAATCGCGAAGCGTCCGGCGGAAACGTCGACGCCTTGGACGGCATGCCGCCTGTGGCCCTGGACTTCTGCTTCGATCCGCAGACATCCGGCGGGCTGCTGATCGCCCTGCCGGCGGAGGAGGCCCGCGCGCTCGTCGCCGAACTCCGCGCCGCAGGCTGCGCCCGGGCCGCCGTCATCGGCCGCGTCACGGCACGCGGTACGGGACGCATGGTCTTGAAGACGACGGGCGCCCGAACGCTGCCGGAGGCGACGCCACGCCCGGCGGTCCCGGCCGCACCGGCCACCGCCCCTTCTGAGACGGAGGACTGCTGTATGCAACCGGCGGAAGAGGAGTGTTGCGCGCCGACCCAGGGCGCCGCACCCGGAACGGCGGACGGCGTGGCGGGCGTTCGGCAGAAGTTCCAGGCCTTCCTGGGCGCGGCCAATGCCCCGGGCGGGCTGGACGCGTACACCAAGCGCATCGTCGCCATCGCCCTCTCCGTGCTGGCGAAATGCGCGCCCTGTGCACGCATGCACATTGCGAAGGCCCGGCAGATGGGCATATCGCAGGAGGAGATCGACGAAGCCGCCTGGTTGGCCATCTCGTTCGGCGGCTCACCCCTGATGCTGTTCTACGACGAGTTGAAGCGCAACGGAGGCGAATAGTGCCTGGTGGTGCTCCTGGTCTTCAAAACCAGTGTGGGGCTCGAGAGAGTCCTGGGTGGGTTCGATTCCCATTCGCCTCCGCCACGACCTTCGGGACTTTGAGCCGAGGAGTCAGGTGAAGCAGACAGTCCAGAGCGACGGCGACCGGCAAGGAGGCCGGCCGGCGAGGCTGGCCCGTCTCGTTGCGTTGCCCGCGGTCCTGTTGATCGCCGGCGCCATGATCGCCTTCGGAGCCGCGTTCCATCGTCTGCCCGTTCTCATGGAGCAGAAAGTCGATGCGCCCGCGCTCAACCCCGATCCCTGGGCGGAGTTTCCCGACTTCGGCCCGCCCGACCTTCCGCCGGACGCCGTCCCCGGGCTGGTCGAGATCATCACCCTCGATACTTCGGAGCCCGAGCTGATCCGCGAGGCCAGTTTCGGCGGCGTGACCCGCAATCCCCACGGGGAGATCGAGCGGACCTACACCGGCCGGCCGCCCTCGCAGTGCCCTACGTGACTGGGCTGAGCCCGGGCCATGGTGGCCATGGCCGAACCGAAGAAACCGCCGCTCACGGCAAGGCTGTCCCGCTGGCGGGCCCTCGTACAGACGGGGTTTCTTTTCGTCTGGCTCGGACCGCTGGGGCTGCGCGCCCACAACGTCTGCGCGCCTGTCTTCCACTGCTACTCCTGCCCGCTCGCGTCGTTCGCCTGCCCCATCGGCATCATTGCGAACTTCAGCGCGCTCCATGTGTTTCCGTTTCTGGCCTTCGGCACGCTCCTTCTCGTGGGCGGCCTGATCGGCGGGCTGGTCTGCGGGTGGATCTGCCCGTTCGGGTTCCTGCAGGACCTCATCGGCCGCCTCCCGACGCCGAAGTTCCGCCTGCCGGCCTGGTCGGGTTACATTCGTTTCGCCGTGCTGCTCGCACTCGTGCTGATCCTGCCGTTCCTCTTCGGCAAGGACCATGCCCTCTTCCTCTGCCGTCTCTGCCCCGTCGGCGCCCTGGAGGGCGCCGGCCCGAGCATCGCAAAGGCCGCCCTTGCGGGCGACGCCATCATCTGGCCGAATACCGTCAAGATCGTCATCGTGGTGCTGATCCTGACCGCGATGTTCCTCACGTGGCGACCCTGGTGCCGCCTCTTCTGCCCACTCGGCGCAGTTTACGGGTTGCTGAACCGCTTATCGTTTGTCTCCCTCGGTGTGGACCGGGAGAAGTGCACGCAATGCGGGCGCTGCGCGCGGGAATGCCGCTACGGCGTCGATCCCGCCGCGTCGCCGAACAGCTCACGCTGCATCCGCTGCTTCGAATGCACCCGGTGCGAGTCGCTCCACGTGCAGACGCCCTTTTCACGCCCGAAGCCCGTCAGCGCTCCCGCGGAAAGCGGCATCCCGACCGGGAGTGGAGCGAAGTAGCCCAGGACCACTTCCGATCCCAACCCCTTTTGTCAGCGGAATCGGACTGCGGTTGGCGTATCCTGTGAGTAGGATACGCAGGCACGGAAATCACAATGACGCTGGGATTCTCGAAAAACCGGCGCAGAGAGAAGCTCCGCCAGGAGGCCTTTCCGGATGACTGGCTCCGCATCCTGGAAAGGAACGTGGCGTTCTACGGTCGGCTCACGCCGGAGGACCGGCGCGAGTTGCAGGGGCACATACTGGTGTTCGTGGCCGAAAAGGAATTCGAGGGCTGCGGCGGGCTCGAGATCACCGACGAGATGCGCGTGACGATCGCCGCGCAGGCCTGCATCCTGCTGCTGCACCGCGAGACCGGCTGCTACCCCGGCCTGCGCACGGTCCTCGTCTACCCGGGCACCTACGTGGCCCACACCCGCCGCACGCACGAGGACGGCGTAGTGTCGGAAGGCCCCG
It encodes the following:
- a CDS encoding L-seryl-tRNA(Sec) selenium transferase; the protein is MAALSQPNDDLLRGIPSVDALLREPALAEWAGGAPRAVVAAAVREAVEHVREALLSGDCRPTNEAEVRQAILALAASRLRVAARPHYRRAINAAGIILHTGLGRAVLPTEALRRIGQELGGYSILQLGVESGKRSRRDARIEWLLQLLTGAEAATVVNNNAAATMLVLNTVAAGREVIVSRGQLVEIGGSFRLPDVMAASGARMVEVGTTNRTHLGDYERAVTENTAAILRVHPSNYRITGFTSEVPLADLVALGGRHNVLVIDDVGAGSLIDLSRFGFTKQPTLPESIRTGADLTTSSGDKLMGASQAGLILGRRTLIEAVRKNPLARALRVGKLTLSVLETALTLFLDGERALSDVPTLAMVRRPYEELARQAERIAAAVREESADFEVDVCDGASQMGSGSLPGEDLPTRLVTIRPRGVSADELARRLRLGEPPVFARIRNDEVCMDPRTLLAGDEEDLVAAVRMALSAGR
- a CDS encoding ankyrin repeat domain-containing protein yields the protein MTPKTGPFELADNELWFFVDKQRRITTDDAHGAATRGDLAALRRHVQERKDSNVRDAQGRTLLHAAAEGGNAQIVEFLLSAGGDLSAVDRAGRTPLMLAVMHGRDDVTGLLIERGADVSLSDSGGHSPLHYAAALGRVEIARLLLEKGADPKAVSRQGATPAAMVRGPSRAQMLKLLEEHTGGRE
- a CDS encoding 2-hydroxyacyl-CoA dehydratase, giving the protein MFDHIPLSNSLEALIVHDHREFLAELGLDVGLHDRLLESIGESYAEAVLSQRTRPEAMEYFDQAVHESHGARVKEIADARDRGARMLGTFCIYVPEEIVLAAGAIPFALCGGTGFSVPYAEKRLPRDICPLLKSTLGLAFSKTCPYGPVKDMAVGETTCDAKKKTWDLLAALGTNIHVLELPQTKTDAARRLWLSEVLGFRTRVEELTGRRIEADALGEAIRVMNRKRRLLAELAQLRTADRPPISGTDALVVMQVALIDEPRRFCDALEGLLAELHERMRNGNTPFPAGARRVLVSGCPAVMGNWKLHHVIESSGAVVVGDESCTGSRYYRHLVEENGRSLQERLEALADRYFRIDCACFSPNTERVERVAEMARECRADAVVQYVLQFCHAYNVESVRIADTLGRAGIPSLTIVSDYGGEDTGQIRTRVEALLESVGV
- a CDS encoding 3-hydroxyacyl-ACP dehydratase — its product is MISAGIDVGSRTTKIVWLDDGQLARAEVFDTGVEPLDRVLNALAASPADSIVATGYGRRLVGARLPCPVVTEIRACARGARCLAPDCRSVIDIGGQDTKAVELAGEGGFGRFEMNDRCAAGTGRFLEVMARALGYTIEEFAADVDDRPVPVNSMCTVFAESEVISLIARGEDRRRIALGLNLATARRVAAMASRIDLRDRTLFVGGVARNPCMVRALREELKADLMVPQSPQTAVALGAALIAAEARCADADQALQSRAQYQQG
- the selD gene encoding selenide, water dikinase SelD, whose product is MINTERRRRVMQRSMRLGHCICDPKKPCPCDLLKTRNVCLCAGEHLPAESGPVRLTRLVESAGCASKVDQGMLRTILRGLPTVDDPRVIVGMPAGDDAGVYRLSDDTAMVQTVDVFTPSVDDPYLFGQIAAANSVSDVYAMGGRPISALSIIGFPVGAVPDHVMADVLRGGIDKMAEAGVPVIGGHSIKDAELKAGFAVTGLIDPDRIMTNAGARPGDALVLTKPLGTGILAFAAQIARAADEDMAQAAASMTALNRAAAELMLRFGAHACTDVTGFGLAGHLTAMAAASGVDVEVVWDDLPLLDGALQCAVDGVLSGGVERNREASGGNVDALDGMPPVALDFCFDPQTSGGLLIALPAEEARALVAELRAAGCARAAVIGRVTARGTGRMVLKTTGARTLPEATPRPAVPAAPATAPSETEDCCMQPAEEECCAPTQGAAPGTADGVAGVRQKFQAFLGAANAPGGLDAYTKRIVAIALSVLAKCAPCARMHIAKARQMGISQEEIDEAAWLAISFGGSPLMLFYDELKRNGGE
- a CDS encoding 4Fe-4S binding protein; amino-acid sequence: MAEPKKPPLTARLSRWRALVQTGFLFVWLGPLGLRAHNVCAPVFHCYSCPLASFACPIGIIANFSALHVFPFLAFGTLLLVGGLIGGLVCGWICPFGFLQDLIGRLPTPKFRLPAWSGYIRFAVLLALVLILPFLFGKDHALFLCRLCPVGALEGAGPSIAKAALAGDAIIWPNTVKIVIVVLILTAMFLTWRPWCRLFCPLGAVYGLLNRLSFVSLGVDREKCTQCGRCARECRYGVDPAASPNSSRCIRCFECTRCESLHVQTPFSRPKPVSAPAESGIPTGSGAK